GTGCCTATGCATGCTCGAGCCCACGAAGAGCGAGGTTAGAAGTGCGAAAACGTAAGCCTGAAGGAAGGCTACGAACAATTCCAAGAAGTAGATCGCGGTAGCTCCGAAAACGGAGATTGGTGCCACTCCCCAAGATTGGAATTGGAAGATAAAGCCGAGTAATGCTAAAATAATTACGTGTCCAGCGGTCATATTCGCCAAAAGACGCACTGTGAGCGCGAACGCTTTCGCGAGCGGAGAAATAATAAACTCCAATGGCCACATCAGGATATACAGAGGAGCAGGAACTCCGTTAGGCACGGAATGAAGAATGAACTTCGGTCCTTGGTAAACGAATCCTGTTCCGTAGATCAGAAGTAATGTGATAAGTGCAAGAGTTACGGTAACAGAAACATCTCCCGTTACTGTAATACCATTCCAAACTTTTGCGATCCAGATAGGTTCGTGATGGCCAGATGCGGCATGTGCTGCTGCTGAAACTTCTTCTCCTGCATTAACAGATTCTATCCCGAGTTGGATCACTTCTCCCACCGGAGGAATGAGCCCCATCAAGTTACAGAATAGAATGAAGAAGAATAACGTGAAAATATAATGATAATAAGAATGTCCGTGACCGTCTGTATTTGCGTCCACTACATCCTTTTTTAAGAAACTGATGAAAGCCTCGACCGCGTTAGCAAATCTGCTTTGTATCTTTAATGGATTTTTTGCGATCAGACGAGCCGCAGGAATAAACACAATGAGAAGAAGGAAGGAAACGATCCACATCATCGTAACACGACGAGTGATGTGAAGATCGATGCCGCCTACAAAATGAAATCTATGACCTGTGGAATGATCTACGAAGATGTTTTCTGCATGAGGATCAAAACCTTCATGACCTTCGAATACTTTTTTTCCGCCCACGTTAAAAGGAAACTCTGCATGGTCCATCAAGTGGTGAACCAAAACCTCGTTCAGGTCGAAAGGTTTAGAAGCTTCTCCCTCGGAAGCGAACAATGGAAGTGAGAACAATAATAATGCGGTTGCGAAGATTTGTTTCAACATACTTGTAAAGGATCCTCTCGTAAACGACAGGAAGAAAGAGTTTTGGGAGCACCACCCAGGGTTCTATTTCCCGCAAAGTACCTTTAAAACGTTGTTTAAGGCGTTTTAAGGGGTCACCTTGCGAATACCAATATTAAAAGGTTGGCGAAATGGGCAATAAAAAAACCGATCACAAAACCTTCTCGTTCGCCTCTCCAGATAAACAGTACTAAAACGGCTAAATGAATAAAGAAAGACAGAACAGTCGTTCCAAATTGGAATAAAAAACCTTCTTTGGAATGCTTCCAAAGTAGATAAAACCTAAAATTATAAATGAAAATAGATACTATAAGAGATATTACAATTCCCTTCCAGAATCCCTGGACTGCCACTTCATAAAACCGGAAGCAGAACCCAAGGATAAGAAGAAGTACAGCAAAGCCTAAATAGTACTTTTTAGGTTGTAACACACCGTCTGAGTCTTTCATTCCCAGAACGGAACTATTCCTTTTTGTCGAACTGGGAAACTCTGGTGAGAAGATAATAAATCCCATAACCGAATCCGAAAATCGCCCCGAACAGGATCCCAAAAGGAGACCAACCGAAACGTCCGTCCAGATACCTTCCTATAAAAACGGAAGCTATGATGATAAAAGCAAACTCTGTCCCCACGCTTGCAAGCTGCCATGGGGAAGCGTCCTTTTTTTCGGGAGGTTTTTGGTCAGGTTCTTCCATTCTATTATTCAAGTACGGTTCCGATACGATACCAACGGACCTGCATCCTAGGAATTCTGTAGAATATAGTGCTCTTGAACCAATTCATATTAGAGCCTACATCTCCACATTTCGATCTAAATTCTTCCGGATCGTACTTTTGGGCAGAGTCCCCGTTTTGGCCTAGGTCTTCCGCACTTTTGTAAGCACATACATGGTCTTTCCAGTTGATGGAAAAGTAGATCAATGCTGCCTTCCCGAGTATATTGTCCCTAGGAACAAATCCCCAAAATCTGGAATCGGAAGAATTTGTGCGATTGTCTCCCATCATCATATAATGATCCTCGGGAATCACACAACCTGTGACTTGGAAACATTCCGCGTCTTTAAATTCGTGGGTATAAGGACGAGTGTTCCCCTCGATCACATAATGTTCGAAGCCTGGTTTCTTTTCCTTAAAAAGATAATATTGGACCGCTGCGTCATCGTCCAGGTCGTCGAATAAATTTCCTTTTTCTTCGTCCTTAAATTCGTAAGCGGAGAAGTCGGTCTTTCCTTTTTCCATATATTCTATTTTGCCATAGACTGTAGGAAATCCGTCTCTTTCATGTAATACCTTTACGATCCGAATCCTATCTCCAGGAAGACCGATCACTCTTTTTACGAATCTTTTTGGGAACCAACCCTCTTTCTCTTCGGGGGAAACCGCTCCATCGGGAGGAATGAATGTTACGATATCTCCTCTCTTAGGGTCATCGTATCTTTTGAGTTCTATATCCGTAAAAGGTAGCCGAAGAGAATATCTCATCTTATTTACGAATAGAAAATCCCCTATCTTAAGAGTGGGGAGCATGGACCCCGATGGAATATTGTTCGCATCCAAGACTGAGGATTTAAAAGCTAAAAC
The window above is part of the Leptospira licerasiae serovar Varillal str. VAR 010 genome. Proteins encoded here:
- the atpB gene encoding F0F1 ATP synthase subunit A; amino-acid sequence: MLKQIFATALLLFSLPLFASEGEASKPFDLNEVLVHHLMDHAEFPFNVGGKKVFEGHEGFDPHAENIFVDHSTGHRFHFVGGIDLHITRRVTMMWIVSFLLLIVFIPAARLIAKNPLKIQSRFANAVEAFISFLKKDVVDANTDGHGHSYYHYIFTLFFFILFCNLMGLIPPVGEVIQLGIESVNAGEEVSAAAHAASGHHEPIWIAKVWNGITVTGDVSVTVTLALITLLLIYGTGFVYQGPKFILHSVPNGVPAPLYILMWPLEFIISPLAKAFALTVRLLANMTAGHVIILALLGFIFQFQSWGVAPISVFGATAIYFLELFVAFLQAYVFALLTSLFVGSSMHRH
- a CDS encoding AtpZ/AtpI family protein gives rise to the protein MNNRMEEPDQKPPEKKDASPWQLASVGTEFAFIIIASVFIGRYLDGRFGWSPFGILFGAIFGFGYGIYYLLTRVSQFDKKE
- the lepB gene encoding signal peptidase I; this encodes MNQPKGSTFLKKLPTWIQEIFGEESVDSTLSFFFIVLLVLAFKSSVLDANNIPSGSMLPTLKIGDFLFVNKMRYSLRLPFTDIELKRYDDPKRGDIVTFIPPDGAVSPEEKEGWFPKRFVKRVIGLPGDRIRIVKVLHERDGFPTVYGKIEYMEKGKTDFSAYEFKDEEKGNLFDDLDDDAAVQYYLFKEKKPGFEHYVIEGNTRPYTHEFKDAECFQVTGCVIPEDHYMMMGDNRTNSSDSRFWGFVPRDNILGKAALIYFSINWKDHVCAYKSAEDLGQNGDSAQKYDPEEFRSKCGDVGSNMNWFKSTIFYRIPRMQVRWYRIGTVLE